Proteins from a single region of Candidatus Binatia bacterium:
- a CDS encoding APC family permease: MSQSAKPELRRSVTPWGSFSWGYSDVGADIFVGLGLVLAWAAGASNVAFLFAGIVYVCIGLAYTELAATYPVAGGGQYFVMRGLGDIFGFIAGWAVLLDFTIDVTLFAWVSVDYSSQLLPMLVNSIHPWTHFGVVLGLVVGLCILNVVGVRESTAFNGVVSALDVISETCILCFGFLFAFRPHLLIHTMQVNWPSPYQLMLGTSLAIISFVGLESISQAAQETQRPASIIPRTSVSLILTILIFALAYSNLALGLQPWHPILDAHGHAQQFWQIFPNNADNQGKAVALLSAQIPYYGAFAALYVPVLGAVLVLISSNSGVFGSSRIAYAMSSSNLLPSIFQRVHSRFRTPAVSIVFFSTVAVIELLFAAAPSLYPHVAALYGRFFHGENGLEFLADLYAFGAATSYSFVFLGLIGLRLTDPLSPRKFKIPLNVPFRFRGERVEFPIIGVIGFVGIVSILLFTLRTHALGRIFGPSWLLLGLIMYLIYRNHRRLPLLRSQRRDWRSAQTEILRRAGELELMDEYVANLKASDQRRAARQG, translated from the coding sequence GTGTCCCAAAGCGCCAAACCCGAGCTGCGCCGCAGCGTCACGCCGTGGGGCTCGTTTTCGTGGGGCTATTCCGACGTCGGCGCCGACATCTTCGTCGGGCTGGGGCTCGTCCTCGCATGGGCCGCCGGCGCCTCGAACGTCGCTTTCCTCTTCGCCGGCATCGTCTACGTGTGCATCGGCCTTGCGTACACCGAGCTCGCGGCGACATATCCGGTCGCGGGCGGCGGACAGTACTTCGTGATGCGCGGCCTCGGCGATATCTTCGGTTTTATCGCCGGGTGGGCGGTGCTGCTGGACTTCACGATCGACGTGACGCTCTTCGCCTGGGTCTCCGTCGACTATTCGAGCCAGCTCCTGCCCATGCTGGTCAACTCGATCCACCCGTGGACCCACTTCGGCGTCGTGCTCGGGCTCGTCGTCGGGCTCTGCATCCTCAACGTCGTGGGCGTCCGCGAGAGCACGGCGTTCAACGGCGTCGTTTCCGCGCTCGACGTGATCAGCGAAACGTGCATCCTGTGCTTCGGCTTTCTGTTCGCCTTCAGGCCGCATCTACTGATTCACACGATGCAGGTGAATTGGCCGTCGCCTTATCAGCTCATGCTCGGAACGTCGCTCGCGATCATCTCGTTCGTCGGTCTGGAGTCGATCTCGCAGGCTGCGCAGGAGACGCAGCGGCCGGCCTCGATCATCCCGCGCACGTCGGTGTCGCTGATCTTAACGATCCTGATCTTCGCGCTGGCCTATTCGAATCTCGCGCTCGGGCTGCAGCCCTGGCATCCCATCCTCGACGCGCACGGACACGCGCAGCAGTTCTGGCAGATCTTCCCCAACAACGCCGACAACCAGGGCAAGGCCGTCGCGCTGCTCTCAGCGCAGATACCGTATTATGGCGCATTTGCCGCGCTCTACGTGCCCGTACTCGGTGCCGTACTCGTGCTGATCTCATCGAACTCGGGCGTGTTCGGCAGCTCGCGCATCGCTTACGCGATGAGCAGCAGCAACCTGTTGCCGTCGATCTTCCAGCGCGTGCACAGCCGATTCCGCACGCCCGCGGTATCGATCGTCTTCTTCTCCACGGTCGCGGTGATCGAACTGCTCTTCGCGGCGGCCCCGTCGCTCTATCCGCACGTCGCCGCGCTCTACGGCCGCTTCTTCCACGGGGAGAACGGGCTCGAATTCCTTGCGGACCTCTACGCCTTCGGAGCGGCGACGAGCTACTCGTTCGTCTTCCTCGGCCTGATCGGGTTGCGCCTCACGGACCCGTTGAGCCCGCGCAAATTCAAGATCCCGTTGAACGTGCCGTTCCGGTTCCGCGGAGAGCGCGTCGAATTCCCCATCATCGGCGTCATCGGCTTCGTCGGGATCGTGTCGATTCTGCTCTTCACGCTGCGCACGCACGCGCTCGGGCGGATCTTCGGCCCGAGCTGGCTGCTGCTCGGCCTCATCATGTACCTCATCTACCGGAATCATCGGCGGCTTCCGCTGCTGCGTTCGCAGCGGCGGGATTGGCGCAGCGCCCAGACCGAAATTCTGCGGCGGGCCGGCGAGCTCGAATTGATGGATGAATACGTGGCGAACCTTAAGGCCAGCGACCAGCGCCGCGCGGCGCGGCAGGGCTAG
- a CDS encoding universal stress protein: MPAAEVHVTATGALVALFIAASVGSTLWWMLHPPPSHLQQIAAKAEHELERMVGSLIVVFSPEIDSAHMMALAVKLARGERSELLALYIIEVPYTLPPDAEMEYEERQALDALGAAETIANKSNVTIRTETIKTRSTKQAVLDVAKREKAHLIILGSFREGKYSGAPLGRLIEEIAADAKCDVLIGVEGKHGTLLIDESVQPSSQAV; encoded by the coding sequence ATGCCGGCGGCCGAGGTTCACGTCACGGCAACCGGCGCGCTCGTCGCACTCTTCATCGCCGCCTCCGTGGGGTCGACGCTGTGGTGGATGCTGCATCCGCCGCCCTCACACTTGCAGCAGATCGCCGCAAAAGCCGAGCACGAACTCGAGCGAATGGTCGGCAGCTTAATCGTCGTCTTCTCGCCGGAGATCGACTCGGCACACATGATGGCGCTGGCCGTGAAGCTCGCACGCGGCGAGCGTTCGGAGCTGCTCGCTCTGTACATCATTGAGGTGCCCTACACGCTTCCGCCGGACGCGGAGATGGAGTACGAGGAGCGCCAGGCGCTCGATGCCCTCGGCGCGGCCGAGACGATCGCCAACAAGAGCAACGTCACCATTCGAACCGAGACGATCAAGACGCGATCGACCAAACAGGCGGTCCTCGACGTCGCGAAGCGAGAGAAGGCCCATCTCATCATCCTCGGTTCCTTCCGCGAGGGCAAATATAGCGGTGCGCCGTTGGGCCGCCTCATCGAGGAGATCGCCGCCGATGCGAAATGCGATGTACTCATCGGCGTTGAAGGTAAACACGGTACGCTGCTCATCGATGAAAGCGTGCAGCCCAGCTCGCAAGCCGTCTGA
- a CDS encoding ABC transporter permease — MNEQNRVWYWLRIAGAAAFVIVLVVVVDVASHGSFLEPSNIVRVLRQITYNCVLGVGQTFVIITGGIDLSVGSLVALTGVVAALFANAVHLSGFPLIAATLIVAVGVGSIAGWINALPVVRLNLPPFITTLAMLEMALGASFILAHGRPVALQSGDFQNTGIGSFLGGVTSALHLPSIPVPVIWMVAVIVAASVLLTRTRFGRYVFAIGGNEEAARLAGINVARVKTAVYVISGACAAIVGFLYMALFSSGSPQTGTGDELLESIAAVVVGGTSLTGGRGSVIGTFFGALLIGVLYNAMNLLNVDSYLQKVLLGAVILLAVVLDELRKRYLAK, encoded by the coding sequence GTGAACGAGCAGAACCGCGTTTGGTACTGGCTGCGCATCGCCGGTGCCGCCGCGTTCGTCATCGTGTTGGTCGTCGTGGTCGACGTCGCGTCGCACGGTTCGTTCCTCGAGCCCAGCAACATAGTGCGCGTGCTGCGCCAGATCACGTACAACTGCGTGCTGGGCGTGGGCCAGACGTTCGTGATCATCACCGGCGGGATCGACCTTTCCGTGGGTTCGCTGGTCGCGCTGACGGGCGTCGTGGCCGCGCTCTTCGCCAACGCCGTGCATCTCAGCGGCTTTCCGCTGATCGCCGCGACGCTGATCGTGGCCGTCGGCGTCGGCAGCATCGCCGGATGGATCAACGCGCTGCCCGTCGTCAGGCTAAACCTGCCGCCGTTCATCACGACGCTTGCGATGCTCGAGATGGCGCTCGGCGCGTCGTTCATCCTCGCGCACGGCCGGCCCGTGGCGCTCCAGAGCGGCGACTTCCAGAACACGGGAATCGGCTCGTTCCTCGGCGGGGTTACGTCGGCGTTGCATCTGCCGAGCATCCCGGTGCCGGTTATTTGGATGGTCGCCGTCATCGTCGCAGCGTCGGTGCTGCTGACGCGCACGCGCTTCGGGCGCTACGTTTTCGCGATCGGCGGCAACGAGGAGGCGGCGCGGCTCGCCGGCATCAACGTCGCGCGCGTCAAGACCGCCGTGTACGTGATCAGCGGCGCGTGCGCGGCGATCGTTGGCTTCCTGTACATGGCGCTCTTCTCGTCGGGGTCGCCTCAAACCGGAACGGGCGACGAGCTGCTCGAGTCGATCGCCGCGGTCGTCGTCGGCGGCACCAGCCTAACGGGCGGCCGCGGAAGCGTGATCGGCACGTTCTTCGGCGCGCTGCTCATCGGCGTGCTCTACAACGCGATGAACCTGCTCAACGTAGATTCCTACCTGCAAAAAGTGCTGCTCGGCGCGGTCATCCTGCTGGCCGTCGTGCTCGACGAACTGCGCAAGCGCTACCTAGCGAAGTAG
- a CDS encoding sugar ABC transporter ATP-binding protein — translation MRGIGKSFPGVRALSDVSLTLSAGEVLVLVGENGAGKSTLMKILAGALQADEGEIRIDGKPVRIATPQEAQHLGIGMIYQEFTLVPQLTAPANIALGAEPTRAGLIDTAAVHVRAERALGELGLDIPLDVPVARFSVGQQQLVEIAKVLARSARIIVMDEPTAALADREIERLFEIVRRLRAGGAGIIYISHRMEELSRIADRVSVLRDGRVVETRNAADFSQEEIIRAMVGRRLDAHFPELAKPSPDAAVRLDVRGLTRAPVVRDVSFSVRAGEIVALAGLIGAGRTEIVRAISGADRRDAGEVRVDDAALPAGNIGDAIAAGVAFITEDRKAQGLVLGMTVRENVTLAHLASFVDRDLLIDAARERAATKTMIDELHIRTPSTEQIARNLSGGTQQKVVLAKWLLGDARVFLFDEPTRGIDVGAKAEIYRIMLDLAGRGAAIVMVSSDLPEALGMAHRVLVVRAGRIAAEFTRAEATPDKVIAVATGAAA, via the coding sequence ATGCGCGGGATCGGGAAAAGCTTTCCCGGCGTGCGCGCGCTTTCCGACGTGTCGCTGACGCTCTCCGCCGGCGAAGTCCTCGTGCTCGTCGGCGAAAACGGCGCAGGCAAATCCACCCTGATGAAGATCCTCGCCGGTGCGCTGCAGGCGGACGAGGGCGAGATTCGCATCGACGGCAAGCCGGTCCGCATTGCGACGCCGCAAGAGGCGCAGCACCTCGGCATCGGGATGATCTATCAGGAGTTCACGCTCGTCCCGCAGTTGACTGCTCCGGCGAACATCGCGCTGGGCGCCGAACCGACGCGCGCGGGGCTCATCGATACCGCGGCGGTGCACGTGCGCGCCGAGCGCGCGCTCGGCGAGCTCGGACTCGACATCCCGCTCGACGTGCCGGTTGCGCGATTCTCAGTCGGACAGCAGCAGCTGGTCGAGATCGCGAAGGTCCTCGCGCGATCCGCTCGGATCATCGTTATGGACGAGCCGACGGCCGCACTCGCCGACCGCGAGATCGAGCGCCTCTTCGAGATCGTGCGTCGGCTGCGCGCGGGCGGCGCCGGCATCATCTACATCTCGCATCGCATGGAAGAGCTGTCGCGCATCGCGGACCGCGTCTCCGTGCTGCGCGACGGCAGGGTCGTCGAGACGCGCAACGCCGCGGATTTCTCGCAGGAGGAGATCATCCGCGCCATGGTCGGGCGCCGGCTGGACGCGCACTTTCCCGAGCTCGCGAAGCCGTCGCCCGACGCCGCGGTGCGGCTCGACGTGCGCGGCCTGACGCGCGCTCCCGTCGTTCGCGACGTGAGCTTTTCCGTGCGCGCCGGCGAGATCGTCGCGCTCGCCGGACTCATCGGCGCGGGCAGAACTGAGATCGTGCGAGCCATCTCCGGCGCCGACCGGCGCGACGCCGGCGAGGTTCGGGTCGACGACGCAGCGCTGCCCGCCGGAAACATCGGAGACGCCATAGCGGCGGGCGTCGCGTTCATCACGGAGGATCGCAAGGCACAGGGCCTCGTGCTCGGTATGACGGTCCGCGAGAACGTGACGCTGGCGCACCTCGCCTCGTTCGTCGATCGCGATTTATTAATCGATGCCGCTCGCGAGCGAGCTGCGACCAAAACGATGATCGACGAGCTGCACATTCGGACGCCCAGCACCGAGCAGATCGCGCGCAACCTCTCGGGCGGCACCCAGCAGAAGGTCGTGCTCGCGAAGTGGCTCCTCGGCGACGCGCGCGTCTTCCTGTTCGACGAGCCGACGCGCGGTATCGACGTTGGGGCCAAGGCCGAGATCTACCGCATTATGCTCGATCTCGCCGGACGGGGCGCGGCGATCGTGATGGTGTCGAGCGACCTGCCGGAGGCGCTCGGCATGGCGCATCGCGTCCTGGTCGTGCGGGCCGGCCGCATCGCAGCGGAGTTCACGCGTGCCGAGGCGACGCCGGACAAGGTCATCGCGGTCGCGACGGGTGCGGCGGCGTGA
- a CDS encoding substrate-binding domain-containing protein — MKRALARIALPLLAATGLAACSHGASQASASPAATVSAGQKTIGVSIQNREAQFYQDMESGMRSAAAKYGYGLIVVDASRDNAKQQSQVEDFISKRVDAIVLTPYDSQAIGSAIAEANSAGIPVFTADIASTSSQGHVVAHIASDNVQGGFEAGTLICQAVKTGSIAIIDEPEVTSVQDRVKGFKQAIAQRCPSVTIVADVDSGGTRDKASSDTGDILQAHRDLKGIFGINDDSALGALAAVRAAGLTGKVAIVGYDATPEARDAIGKGEMYGDAIQYPVKIGSTTVDVIANYFAGKKPPPMVKIGVGTFTKASLEQPQSSP; from the coding sequence TTGAAAAGAGCGCTCGCTCGTATCGCTTTGCCGCTCCTCGCGGCGACGGGTCTGGCCGCCTGCTCGCATGGTGCGTCGCAGGCGAGCGCTTCGCCCGCGGCGACCGTGTCCGCCGGGCAGAAGACGATCGGGGTATCGATTCAGAATCGCGAGGCGCAGTTCTACCAAGACATGGAATCGGGCATGCGCTCCGCGGCGGCGAAGTACGGTTACGGGCTGATCGTCGTGGACGCCAGCCGCGACAACGCCAAGCAGCAGAGCCAAGTCGAGGACTTCATCTCTAAGCGCGTCGACGCGATCGTGCTAACGCCATACGACTCGCAGGCGATCGGGAGTGCGATCGCGGAGGCGAATTCGGCCGGCATTCCGGTGTTCACCGCCGACATCGCGAGCACAAGCTCGCAGGGCCATGTCGTTGCGCACATCGCGAGCGACAACGTCCAGGGCGGATTCGAGGCGGGAACGCTGATCTGCCAGGCGGTCAAGACGGGCAGCATCGCGATCATCGACGAACCCGAGGTGACGAGCGTTCAGGATCGCGTCAAGGGATTCAAACAGGCGATCGCACAGCGCTGTCCATCCGTCACCATCGTCGCCGACGTCGACTCCGGCGGTACGCGCGATAAGGCGAGCAGCGACACCGGAGACATCCTCCAGGCGCATCGCGACCTCAAGGGCATCTTCGGAATCAACGACGATTCCGCGCTCGGCGCGCTCGCCGCGGTGCGAGCCGCCGGACTGACCGGCAAGGTCGCCATCGTCGGATACGACGCGACGCCCGAGGCGCGCGACGCCATCGGCAAGGGCGAGATGTACGGCGACGCGATCCAGTACCCGGTCAAGATCGGCTCGACGACGGTCGACGTGATCGCGAATTATTTCGCAGGAAAGAAGCCGCCGCCGATGGTGAAGATCGGGGTCGGAACCTTCACGAAAGCGTCCTTGGAACAGCCGCAGAGCTCGCCGTAA
- a CDS encoding YifB family Mg chelatase-like AAA ATPase, whose amino-acid sequence MLSLSFSAAMLGIEGYVVRVEADSAPGTPGFLIIGLPDRALGEARERVRAAILNSGFAYPAGRLLVNLSPADVRKGGPAFDLAIALALMGIDEQVEHAALRDFIALGELALDGKLQPVGGILPMVLGARSAGFTKLIVPAGNSDEAALVAGVELYAVDSLQAAVAVMCGHGAKWRKRTADPMLEPADEIVHGDLADVRGQLAAKRALEIAAAGGHNLLLVGPPGCGKTMLARRLPSILPAMSPHEALEVTKIYSVAGLLLGRAGIVRARPFRFPHHTISQTALVGGGALVKPGEISLAHHGVLFLDEFPEFTRSAIEVMRQPLEEGTVTIARAAGTFTYPARFQLVASMNPCPCGYRGTRSAECRCDDAMVAKYVSKLSGPLLDRIDLQIEIARVPFDDMVGYESAERSAVIRQRVVASRDRQSRRFAGSSLLCNAEIPGNAMRRYCALDDAAMRLLAHASAKRQFSARALDRIARVARTIADLAGDDAIGSAHVAEAIQYRSLERLGAAA is encoded by the coding sequence ATGCTCTCCCTGTCCTTTTCGGCCGCGATGCTCGGCATCGAGGGCTATGTCGTGCGCGTCGAAGCGGACAGTGCGCCGGGCACGCCGGGCTTCCTGATCATCGGGCTTCCCGATCGTGCGCTCGGCGAAGCGCGCGAGCGCGTCCGCGCCGCGATTCTCAACTCGGGGTTCGCTTATCCGGCAGGGCGGCTGCTGGTCAACCTATCGCCGGCGGACGTTCGCAAGGGCGGCCCGGCGTTCGATCTCGCGATCGCTCTCGCGTTGATGGGAATCGACGAACAGGTCGAGCACGCCGCGCTGCGCGACTTCATCGCGCTGGGCGAGCTCGCGTTGGACGGCAAGCTGCAACCGGTCGGCGGGATTCTCCCAATGGTGCTGGGCGCGCGTAGCGCCGGCTTCACCAAGCTGATCGTTCCCGCCGGCAACTCCGACGAGGCCGCTTTGGTCGCCGGCGTCGAGCTCTACGCCGTCGATTCGCTCCAAGCCGCGGTCGCCGTTATGTGCGGCCACGGCGCGAAGTGGCGCAAACGCACGGCGGATCCGATGCTCGAGCCCGCCGACGAGATCGTGCACGGCGATTTGGCCGACGTGCGCGGCCAGCTCGCGGCCAAGCGCGCGCTCGAGATCGCGGCGGCCGGCGGCCACAATCTGCTGCTCGTGGGCCCGCCCGGTTGCGGAAAGACGATGCTCGCGCGGCGGTTGCCGTCGATTCTGCCCGCGATGTCGCCGCACGAGGCGCTCGAGGTGACGAAGATTTACAGCGTCGCGGGCCTGCTGCTCGGCCGCGCCGGCATCGTTCGCGCACGGCCTTTTCGCTTTCCGCATCACACGATCAGCCAAACCGCGCTGGTCGGCGGCGGTGCGCTCGTCAAGCCCGGCGAGATCTCGCTCGCGCATCACGGCGTGCTCTTCCTCGACGAGTTTCCCGAGTTCACACGCAGCGCGATCGAGGTGATGCGCCAGCCGCTCGAGGAGGGCACGGTCACGATCGCGCGCGCCGCGGGCACATTTACGTATCCCGCGCGCTTTCAGCTCGTCGCGTCGATGAATCCCTGTCCGTGCGGCTATCGCGGCACGCGCAGCGCCGAGTGCCGGTGCGACGACGCGATGGTCGCGAAGTACGTCAGCAAGCTATCCGGACCGTTGTTGGATCGCATCGACCTGCAGATCGAAATAGCGCGCGTCCCGTTCGACGATATGGTAGGCTACGAATCCGCGGAGCGCTCTGCGGTCATCCGGCAACGCGTCGTCGCGTCGCGCGACCGCCAAAGCCGGCGCTTCGCGGGATCGTCGCTGCTGTGCAACGCGGAGATTCCCGGCAACGCGATGCGCCGCTACTGCGCGCTCGACGACGCCGCGATGCGCCTGCTCGCGCATGCCAGCGCAAAGCGCCAGTTCTCGGCGCGCGCCCTTGATCGGATCGCGCGCGTCGCGCGGACCATCGCCGACCTCGCCGGCGACGACGCCATCGGCTCCGCGCATGTAGCGGAGGCGATCCAGTACCGCAGCCTGGAGCGTTTGGGCGCTGCGGCCTAA
- the hemQ gene encoding hydrogen peroxide-dependent heme synthase has translation MRDPNVPESLEGWWILHRMFAFNRRQWDALPEKRRNKYAGHAADLLDHLKSNDEGDVGLTQVVGHKADLMLTHYARTFDGLAYAQTLVDKLELREFLVPHGSYVSVLELGLYDATAKIHAELDQRGLPPQSPEWIAAFDELVRKQAESPYVAPRLWAKIPARRYQCFYPMSKRRGEVQNWYILGYEARAKMMSQHGVVGRSYHGRVTQVISGSIGFDDFEWGVDLYADDPLVFKKLVYEMRFDEASARYGDFGQFWAGLQFSPGELSVFLDGDAIPQFEPA, from the coding sequence ATGCGCGACCCGAACGTCCCCGAATCGCTGGAAGGATGGTGGATTCTCCATCGGATGTTCGCTTTCAACCGGCGACAGTGGGACGCGCTGCCCGAAAAACGCCGTAACAAGTACGCCGGTCATGCGGCCGACCTTCTCGACCATCTAAAGAGCAACGACGAGGGCGACGTCGGACTGACCCAGGTCGTCGGTCATAAGGCCGACCTCATGTTGACGCACTACGCACGCACCTTCGACGGGCTGGCGTACGCGCAGACGCTCGTCGACAAGCTCGAGCTGCGCGAGTTCCTCGTGCCGCACGGATCGTACGTCTCGGTTCTCGAGCTCGGTCTCTACGACGCGACGGCGAAGATTCACGCCGAGCTCGATCAGCGCGGGCTCCCGCCGCAATCGCCCGAGTGGATCGCCGCATTTGACGAGCTCGTGCGCAAACAGGCCGAGAGTCCGTACGTCGCGCCGCGACTATGGGCGAAGATACCTGCTCGCCGCTATCAGTGCTTCTATCCGATGAGCAAGCGCCGCGGCGAGGTGCAGAACTGGTACATCCTAGGATACGAGGCCCGCGCCAAGATGATGAGCCAGCACGGCGTCGTCGGGCGCTCCTATCACGGGCGCGTGACACAGGTGATCTCCGGTTCGATCGGTTTCGACGACTTCGAGTGGGGCGTGGACTTATATGCCGACGATCCGCTGGTCTTCAAGAAGCTCGTCTACGAGATGCGTTTCGACGAGGCAAGCGCGCGCTACGGCGACTTCGGCCAGTTTTGGGCCGGGTTACAGTTCTCGCCAGGGGAGCTCAGCGTGTTCCTCGACGGCGACGCGATCCCGCAGTTCGAACCGGCCTAG
- a CDS encoding ketopantoate reductase C-terminal domain-containing protein, with translation MNVYIVGKGAVGTYVGDLLRGVGVDVAYAPRSLDAVTPYDADVALVATKSYDTGGAIETLRKAIAYPEKCVFVSPQNGVGNEERLAEAFGADNVVAAALTTPVDRDRDGNARPAKDGGLALAPIGSNAYNWLAATFASTGLTVKVVEDWRALKWSKLALNVVANASCAILNVLPNRFVHFDNIFTLEIRMIREVRAVMHALGLEPIDLPRYPVRALFGVASLPSPVSRGLLAHTIASARGTKPPSLLLDLRRARPQTEVDVLNGAVAAAGLERRVPTPVNAVYARVLNDIAHTPPLWAKYRERPDRLEAEVEAEVKRAKVLARS, from the coding sequence GTGAACGTCTACATCGTCGGGAAGGGCGCTGTCGGAACGTACGTCGGCGACCTGCTGCGCGGAGTCGGCGTCGACGTCGCGTACGCGCCGCGCTCGCTGGACGCCGTAACGCCGTACGACGCCGACGTTGCGCTCGTGGCCACGAAGTCATACGACACCGGCGGCGCGATCGAGACGCTTCGCAAGGCGATCGCCTATCCGGAGAAGTGCGTGTTCGTCTCGCCTCAGAACGGCGTCGGCAACGAGGAGCGCCTGGCCGAGGCCTTCGGCGCCGACAACGTCGTCGCGGCGGCGCTGACGACCCCGGTCGATCGTGACCGCGACGGTAACGCTCGCCCGGCTAAAGACGGCGGCCTGGCGCTCGCACCCATCGGATCGAACGCATACAACTGGCTCGCCGCGACGTTTGCGAGTACCGGACTAACCGTCAAGGTCGTCGAGGACTGGCGCGCGTTGAAATGGAGCAAATTGGCGCTCAACGTCGTCGCCAACGCGAGCTGCGCGATCCTCAACGTCCTCCCGAACCGGTTCGTGCACTTCGACAACATCTTCACGCTGGAGATTCGGATGATACGCGAGGTCCGCGCGGTGATGCACGCTCTTGGGCTCGAACCCATCGACCTGCCGCGCTATCCGGTGCGGGCCCTTTTCGGCGTCGCGAGCCTGCCCAGTCCGGTCTCGCGCGGCCTGCTGGCCCACACGATCGCGTCGGCGCGCGGCACGAAGCCGCCGTCGCTCCTGCTCGACCTGCGCCGCGCTCGGCCCCAGACCGAAGTCGACGTGCTCAACGGAGCGGTCGCCGCCGCCGGACTCGAGCGCCGCGTTCCGACACCGGTCAACGCGGTCTACGCGCGCGTCCTCAACGACATCGCGCACACTCCCCCGCTCTGGGCGAAGTACCGCGAGCGGCCGGACCGGCTCGAGGCGGAGGTCGAAGCCGAAGTCAAACGCGCGAAAGTGTTAGCCCGCAGCTAG
- the dut gene encoding dUTP diphosphatase: MTEIRVALQRLPHGEGLPQPQYMSEHAAGADLCAAVGELLTLLPGARALVPTGFSIAVPPGYEAQIRPRSGLAIRNGVTCLNSPGTIDADYRGELAVVLANFGTEPFVVRRGDRIAQIVVAPVSRASFDAVDELPPTSRGDGGFGSTGVSA, translated from the coding sequence ATGACCGAGATCCGCGTCGCGCTGCAGCGCCTGCCGCACGGGGAAGGCCTGCCGCAGCCGCAATACATGAGCGAGCACGCAGCCGGCGCCGATCTGTGCGCCGCCGTCGGCGAACTGCTCACGCTGTTGCCAGGAGCGCGCGCGCTGGTTCCGACCGGCTTCTCGATCGCGGTCCCGCCGGGTTACGAGGCGCAGATTCGCCCGCGCAGCGGCCTTGCGATTCGCAACGGCGTCACGTGCTTGAACTCGCCCGGAACGATCGACGCGGACTACCGCGGCGAGCTCGCCGTCGTGCTCGCAAACTTCGGGACCGAGCCTTTTGTCGTTCGGCGCGGCGATAGGATCGCGCAGATCGTGGTCGCGCCGGTCTCGCGCGCGAGCTTCGACGCGGTGGACGAGCTGCCGCCGACGTCGCGGGGGGACGGAGGCTTCGGCTCGACGGGCGTTTCCGCGTGA
- the nrdR gene encoding transcriptional regulator NrdR — translation MTCPTCRKSETRVVDSRDDETVVRRRRECLDPRCKHRFTTYERMEAPRLFVVKKDGRREQYSREKILAGLRKACEKRPISASRMEAVAADLERELFARGESEVPSALVGEKLMEALRQLDPVAYIRFASVYRSFRDIESFREELAQL, via the coding sequence CTGACTTGCCCTACTTGTCGCAAGAGCGAGACGCGCGTCGTCGACTCGCGTGACGACGAAACGGTGGTGCGCCGGCGGCGCGAGTGTCTGGACCCGCGCTGCAAACATCGCTTTACCACGTACGAGCGAATGGAAGCCCCCCGCCTCTTCGTCGTGAAGAAAGACGGCCGCCGGGAACAGTACAGCCGTGAGAAGATCCTCGCTGGGCTGCGCAAGGCGTGCGAGAAGCGGCCCATCTCCGCGAGCCGCATGGAAGCGGTGGCCGCCGACCTAGAGCGCGAGCTCTTCGCCCGCGGGGAGAGCGAGGTGCCGTCCGCCTTGGTTGGGGAGAAGCTGATGGAAGCGTTGCGCCAGCTGGATCCGGTGGCCTATATTCGCTTCGCCAGCGTCTATCGATCGTTCCGCGACATCGAAAGCTTCCGCGAAGAACTGGCCCAGCTTTAG
- a CDS encoding DUF5679 domain-containing protein encodes MAAEAYCVKCKAKREIKDAVQITMKNGRPATEGKCPVCGTKMFKIGAA; translated from the coding sequence TTGGCAGCAGAAGCGTATTGCGTCAAGTGCAAGGCCAAGCGCGAGATCAAAGACGCGGTTCAGATCACGATGAAGAACGGGCGCCCCGCGACCGAGGGCAAGTGCCCGGTCTGTGGTACCAAGATGTTCAAAATCGGCGCCGCCTGA